The sequence AATCAGACACAGGAATTTTCTCAATCTTCCGGATTGCAGGAAACTTATCACGAAGTAACTTCAAAGCATCAGGAAGAGAGGTCAGGTGCAGATATCGGTCACTCATTCAGAACTCCATGGTTCAGCAAAAATTCGTGTGTTTTTTTCATATCCCTCAATATCAGCAGGAATACAAAGGAAGCCATCACTCATCACCAGAGTATTGGTAAGCCCTGATTTTCCAAACACAGGCGTAATAATATCTCCATCGTGTATAATCCTGATATAATCCTCACGACCTTTTGCTGATGGAACCGAGGATGAGAGTGTTCCAGATAATTTTACCGGTGATCGTATCTGACCGGTCATCGCATAAAGAAGATCTCTGACCAATGCAATGAGAACAATATATGCCGATGCAGGATGTCCTGGAAGTCCAATTATCGGTTTGCCATCTATTTTTCCGATTATTGTAGGTTTTCCTGGAGATAATGCAATTCCGTGAATAAGAACTTCTCCACGAGCAGCAATAATATCAGCACACATATCCCGTTCTCCCTTGGAGCTACCCCCGGATATTAAAACAATATCCGCTTTTTGAACTGCATCATGTATCGCTGTTTCTAGTGCTTCTCGTTCATCGGGAATAGTTCCGATAACAATTGGTGTACCACCACATTCAGCAATGAACCCTGTGCAAAGGTACGTATTGACATCCCTGATCTGACCAGCTTTGGGAGTTTCATGAACTGCAATAATTTCATTTCCTGTCGAGATAATAGCAACCCGTGGGGGAGATGCGACAATAACCTCCTGTGCTCCGCAAGCAGCAAGGACTCCCATATCACGTGAGGAGATCTTCGTTCCAGCCTTTAAAGCAGGGTTTGTTGTAGAAAAATCCTCACCCTTAAAAACAATATTTTCTCCAACCGCCATGGGTTTTGAAATGAGAACTTCTTCTCCTATCTCCTCACAATATTCAATCATTGCAACTGCATCTGCACCTGGTGGAAGAAAACCTCCAGTTGGTATATACATACATGTTCCCGGAGTAATTGGATCAGATGGTTCCTCCCCCATTCCAACCCGTCCAATAAGAGTAAGCATTATTGGAATACTCTCACCAGCTCCGACAGTATCAGATGCACAGACTGCATATCCGTCTACTGATGATCGATTAAATCCGGGTATATCACAATCAGATAGGATATCTTTTCGGAGAATCAGTCCCAATGAATCTCCTAATAAAACACTTTTATCTGCTGTTTTCCTCGCAAGAAAAGTAAGAGTGTCTCTGGCATTCTGAACAGAGACAACCGAAAGGAATCGGCTCATTTAAAACAGCCAAGCTGACAGGCGCGGATTTTTATATTGTTCTTATTGCAATATCTGGCGATCTCCATTTTTGATACGCCATATTTCTCTGATATTTCAAAAGCTTTCGTACATTGGATTTCTGAAGTAATACCTTCTTTTTCAAAGATGGTTTTTATCTGTTCATTTTCCATATGTATAAATTATGTACCTGAGAATAAAGGTTATAGCTATCAGTTACCACCAATGACATCCAAATCAACAATTCCCAGAACGCTTCTGATTAGTTCACGCAAAGATCCTGCAGGTACATTAATTCACGAGGAACTCTGCATGATACTGAAAAATGAACCTGGGATTGCACCATATATCAGGCATCTATACAGCGATGAACGCTTAATTTTTCTCAATGGTCCATCAATACCCGGGG comes from Methanospirillum hungatei and encodes:
- the glp gene encoding gephyrin-like molybdotransferase Glp, with translation MSRFLSVVSVQNARDTLTFLARKTADKSVLLGDSLGLILRKDILSDCDIPGFNRSSVDGYAVCASDTVGAGESIPIMLTLIGRVGMGEEPSDPITPGTCMYIPTGGFLPPGADAVAMIEYCEEIGEEVLISKPMAVGENIVFKGEDFSTTNPALKAGTKISSRDMGVLAACGAQEVIVASPPRVAIISTGNEIIAVHETPKAGQIRDVNTYLCTGFIAECGGTPIVIGTIPDEREALETAIHDAVQKADIVLISGGSSKGERDMCADIIAARGEVLIHGIALSPGKPTIIGKIDGKPIIGLPGHPASAYIVLIALVRDLLYAMTGQIRSPVKLSGTLSSSVPSAKGREDYIRIIHDGDIITPVFGKSGLTNTLVMSDGFLCIPADIEGYEKNTRIFAEPWSSE